Proteins from a genomic interval of Lolium perenne isolate Kyuss_39 chromosome 1, Kyuss_2.0, whole genome shotgun sequence:
- the LOC139835048 gene encoding uncharacterized protein — protein sequence MTYTKPEIVQGLAPAMTIDEFMSVVPHWADNNKRAAFMELVKNWVGENPDFKAVSDRNKANRGSQGTHTAGSSSTDRYRERLGKKLGRELGEMEAWTHMKLVTPGPNEPRPAPEMYYGKAKENKERYCEEYAKLHPEVEDPMTEPVDEVAMMLAGSGQPHGRPARLVGGFKPRRNFTQIKISLVDSTSISWYMT from the exons atgacctacacaaagcctgagattgtgcagggactcgccccggctatgacgatagatgagttcatgtcg gttgtaccacattgggctgataataataagagggccgccttcatggagttggtcaagaattgggtcggcgaaaaccccgatttcaaggccgtgagcgaccggaacaaggccaaccgtggttctcagggaacacacactgcggggagcagcagcaccgatcgctatcgggagcgtctg gggaagaagctcgggagggaacttggtgagatggaagcgtggacgcacatgaagctggtgacgcccggtccgaacgagcctcggcccgcgcctgagatgtactacggcaaggccaaagagaacaaggaaagatactgcgaggagtacgccaagctccatccagaggtggaggaccctatgaccgagccggtcgacgaggtggcgatgatgctggCGGGGTCCGGCCAGCCGCATGGACGTCCCGCTCGCCTTGTCGGGGGTTTCAAGCCTCGCAGGAACttcacgcagatcaag ATCTCGCTCGTTGACTCCACGTCCATCTCATGGTACATGACCTGA